Proteins encoded together in one Pseudomonas sp. Seg1 window:
- the rplX gene encoding 50S ribosomal protein L24, translating to MQKIRRDDEIIVIAGKDKGKRGKVLKVLANNRLVISGLNLVKRHTKPNPMSGVQGGIVEKEAPLDASNVAIFNGETNKADRVGFKVEDGKKIRVFKSTQKAVDA from the coding sequence ATGCAAAAGATTCGTCGTGACGACGAGATCATCGTGATCGCCGGCAAAGACAAAGGTAAGCGCGGTAAGGTGCTTAAGGTTCTTGCTAATAACCGTCTGGTTATTAGCGGTCTGAACCTGGTTAAGCGTCATACCAAGCCTAACCCGATGTCGGGCGTACAAGGCGGTATCGTCGAAAAAGAAGCTCCACTGGACGCTTCTAACGTCGCCATTTTCAACGGCGAAACCAACAAGGCTGACCGCGTTGGTTTTAAAGTAGAAGACGGCAAGAAAATTCGTGTCTTCAAGTCGACCCAAAAAGCGGTTGATGCTTGA
- the rplN gene encoding 50S ribosomal protein L14, translating to MIQTQSMLDVADNSGARRVMCIKVLGGSHRRYAGIGDIIKVTVKEAIPRGKVKKGQVMTAVVVRTRHGVRRADGSIIRFDGNAAVLLNNKQEPIGTRIFGPVTRELRTEKFMKIVSLAPEVL from the coding sequence ATGATTCAGACTCAATCCATGCTCGATGTGGCCGATAACAGCGGCGCTCGCCGCGTTATGTGCATCAAGGTGCTGGGTGGCTCCCATCGTCGTTACGCTGGTATCGGTGACATCATCAAAGTTACCGTGAAGGAAGCAATTCCTCGCGGTAAAGTGAAAAAAGGCCAAGTGATGACTGCTGTCGTAGTCCGCACTCGTCACGGCGTACGTCGTGCTGATGGCTCCATTATCCGCTTTGATGGCAACGCTGCTGTTCTTCTGAACAACAAGCAAGAGCCGATCGGCACCCGTATCTTTGGGCCAGTGACCCGTGAGCTTCGTACTGAGAAGTTCATGAAGATCGTCTCGCTCGCCCCAGAAGTGCTGTAA
- the rpsQ gene encoding 30S ribosomal protein S17 — protein MAEAEKTVRTLTGRVVSDKMDKTITVLIERRVKHPIYGKYVKRSTKLHAHDETNQCHIGDKVTIRETRPMAKTKSWALVDVLERAVEV, from the coding sequence ATGGCTGAAGCCGAAAAAACTGTCCGTACGCTGACTGGCCGTGTTGTCAGCGACAAGATGGACAAAACCATCACCGTTCTGATCGAGCGTCGCGTAAAGCACCCGATCTACGGTAAATACGTTAAGCGTTCGACTAAGCTGCACGCGCACGACGAAACCAATCAGTGCCACATCGGCGACAAAGTCACTATTCGTGAAACTCGTCCGATGGCCAAGACCAAGTCTTGGGCGCTGGTTGATGTTCTCGAACGCGCTGTGGAAGTCTAA
- the rpmC gene encoding 50S ribosomal protein L29, with translation MKANELREKSAQQLNEQLLGLLRDQFNLRMQKATGQLGQSHLLSQVKRDIARVKTVLNQQAGK, from the coding sequence ATGAAAGCGAATGAACTTCGTGAAAAATCCGCACAGCAGCTGAACGAGCAACTGCTCGGCTTGCTGCGCGACCAGTTCAATCTGCGTATGCAGAAAGCAACTGGCCAGTTGGGGCAGTCTCATCTGCTCTCGCAAGTTAAGCGTGACATCGCTCGCGTGAAGACTGTGCTCAACCAGCAGGCAGGTAAGTAA
- the rplP gene encoding 50S ribosomal protein L16: MLQPKRTKFRKQMTGHNRGLAQRGSKVSFGEFALKSVARGRLTARQIESARRALTRHVKRGGKIWIRVFPDKPISKKPLEVRMGKGKGSVEYWVAQIQPGKVLYEIEGVSEELAREAFALAAAKLPLATAFVKRTVM, encoded by the coding sequence ATGTTGCAACCTAAGCGTACGAAGTTCCGCAAGCAGATGACAGGCCACAACCGTGGTCTGGCTCAGCGCGGTAGCAAAGTCAGCTTCGGCGAGTTCGCGTTGAAGTCTGTAGCTCGTGGTCGTCTCACCGCTCGTCAGATCGAGTCAGCGCGTCGTGCTCTGACCCGTCACGTTAAACGTGGCGGCAAGATCTGGATCCGTGTATTCCCGGACAAGCCGATTTCCAAAAAGCCCCTCGAAGTTCGGATGGGTAAAGGTAAGGGTAGTGTCGAATACTGGGTAGCCCAGATTCAGCCAGGCAAAGTCCTGTATGAAATCGAGGGTGTTTCTGAAGAGCTGGCGCGTGAGGCTTTTGCCCTGGCTGCTGCAAAGCTGCCGCTCGCCACCGCCTTTGTTAAACGGACGGTGATGTGA
- the rpsC gene encoding 30S ribosomal protein S3: protein MGQKVHPIGIRLGIVKEHTSVWYADGRTYADYLFADLKVREYLQDKLKSASVSRIDIHRPAQTARITIHTARPGIVIGKKGEDVEKLRQDLTKQMGVPVHINIEEIRKPELDGMLVAQSVAQQLERRVMFRRAMKRAVQNAMRIGAKGIKIQVSGRLGGAEIARTEWYREGRVPLHTLRADIDYANYEAHTTYGVIGVKVWIFKGEVIGGRQEELKPQAPAPRKKAAK, encoded by the coding sequence ATGGGTCAGAAAGTACATCCCATTGGCATTCGCCTGGGAATCGTCAAGGAGCACACCTCCGTCTGGTACGCAGACGGTCGGACTTATGCGGACTACTTGTTCGCAGATCTGAAAGTGCGTGAGTATCTCCAAGACAAACTAAAAAGCGCGTCCGTAAGCCGTATCGATATCCATCGTCCGGCCCAAACTGCACGTATCACCATCCACACCGCTCGTCCAGGTATCGTTATCGGGAAGAAAGGTGAGGATGTTGAGAAACTGCGTCAGGACCTGACCAAGCAAATGGGTGTGCCTGTGCACATCAATATCGAAGAGATCCGCAAGCCGGAGCTCGACGGTATGCTGGTTGCGCAGAGCGTAGCTCAGCAGCTGGAGCGTCGTGTAATGTTCCGTCGCGCTATGAAGCGCGCAGTTCAGAACGCCATGCGCATTGGTGCCAAAGGCATCAAAATCCAAGTGAGCGGTCGTCTCGGCGGTGCTGAAATCGCACGTACTGAATGGTATCGCGAAGGTCGTGTGCCATTGCACACCCTGCGTGCCGACATCGACTATGCCAACTACGAAGCTCACACCACTTACGGTGTGATCGGTGTAAAGGTTTGGATCTTCAAAGGCGAAGTAATTGGTGGTCGCCAAGAAGAGCTGAAACCACAAGCACCAGCGCCTCGTAAAAAAGCTGCTAAGTAA
- the rplV gene encoding 50S ribosomal protein L22 — protein MEVAAKLSGARISAQKARLVADQIRGKKVGEALNLLAFSSKKAAEIMKKVLESAVANAEHNEGADVDDLKVSTVFVNEGRSLKRIMPRAKGRADRIVKRSCHITVKVADK, from the coding sequence ATGGAAGTAGCCGCTAAGTTGTCGGGCGCTCGAATCTCCGCCCAGAAAGCCCGCTTGGTCGCCGACCAGATCCGCGGGAAGAAGGTGGGCGAAGCGCTCAACTTGTTGGCTTTCAGCAGTAAGAAAGCCGCCGAGATCATGAAGAAAGTGCTGGAGTCGGCCGTAGCCAACGCCGAGCATAACGAAGGCGCAGACGTTGATGACCTGAAGGTCAGCACTGTTTTCGTCAACGAAGGGCGTTCGCTGAAGCGCATCATGCCACGTGCCAAAGGCCGTGCTGATCGCATCGTCAAGCGGTCTTGCCATATCACTGTCAAGGTTGCTGACAAGTAA
- the rpsS gene encoding 30S ribosomal protein S19 — MPRSLKKGPFIDLHLLKKIEVAAEKNDRKPIKTWSRRSMILPQMVGLTIAVHNGRQHVPVLVNEDMVGHKLGEFAGTRTYRGHVADKKAKR; from the coding sequence GTGCCACGTTCTCTGAAAAAAGGTCCTTTTATTGATCTTCACCTACTGAAGAAGATCGAAGTGGCGGCGGAAAAGAACGATCGCAAACCAATTAAGACTTGGTCGCGTCGTTCGATGATCCTGCCACAGATGGTCGGTCTGACCATCGCCGTACATAACGGTCGTCAGCACGTCCCAGTTCTCGTGAACGAAGACATGGTCGGCCATAAACTGGGCGAGTTCGCCGGTACCCGCACTTATCGTGGGCACGTGGCAGACAAGAAAGCCAAGCGTTAA
- the rplB gene encoding 50S ribosomal protein L2, with protein sequence MAIVKCKPTSPGRRFVVKVVNQELHKGAPHAPLLEKKSKTGGRNNNGRITTRHIGGGHKQHYRMVDFRRNDKDGIVATVERIEYDPNRTAHIALLCYADGERRYIIAPKGVSAGDQLIAGALAPIKPGNALQLRNIPVGSTVHGIELKPGKGAQIARSAGASAQLIAREGVYVTLRLRSGEMRKVLAECRATLGEVSNSEHSLRSLGKAGAKRWRGVRPTVRGVAMNPVDHPHGGGEGRTSGGRHPVSPWGFPTKGAKTRGNKRTDKMIVRRRK encoded by the coding sequence ATGGCAATCGTTAAATGCAAACCGACTTCCCCTGGCCGCCGTTTTGTGGTCAAGGTGGTCAACCAGGAGCTGCATAAAGGCGCTCCTCACGCACCGCTGCTCGAGAAAAAATCGAAGACTGGTGGTCGTAACAACAATGGCCGTATTACCACTCGTCACATCGGTGGTGGTCATAAGCAGCATTATCGTATGGTCGATTTCCGTCGCAACGACAAAGATGGCATCGTCGCCACTGTCGAGCGTATTGAATACGATCCAAACCGTACTGCTCACATCGCACTGCTCTGCTACGCAGATGGCGAGCGTCGCTACATCATTGCCCCTAAAGGCGTGAGTGCTGGCGACCAGCTGATCGCAGGCGCTCTGGCTCCAATCAAGCCAGGCAACGCTTTGCAACTGCGCAACATTCCAGTCGGTTCTACCGTACACGGCATCGAACTGAAGCCAGGTAAAGGCGCTCAGATCGCTCGTTCCGCTGGTGCTTCGGCTCAGCTGATCGCTCGTGAAGGCGTTTACGTTACCCTGCGTCTGCGTTCCGGTGAAATGCGTAAAGTCCTGGCTGAATGCCGTGCGACCCTGGGCGAAGTCTCGAACTCCGAGCACAGCCTGCGTTCGCTGGGTAAAGCTGGTGCCAAACGCTGGCGTGGCGTTCGCCCAACCGTTCGTGGTGTTGCCATGAACCCGGTTGACCACCCACATGGTGGTGGTGAAGGTCGTACCTCTGGTGGTCGTCATCCGGTATCGCCATGGGGCTTCCCGACTAAGGGCGCGAAGACTCGTGGTAATAAGCGTACCGACAAAATGATCGTCCGTCGTCGCAAGTAA
- the rplW gene encoding 50S ribosomal protein L23, translating to MNQERVFKVLLGPHVSEKATVLADKKGQFVFKVATDATKLEIKKAVESLFSVKVERVTTLNVLGKSKRTARGLGKRNDWKKAVISLQPGQDLDFSSSAE from the coding sequence ATGAACCAGGAACGCGTATTTAAAGTTCTGCTTGGCCCGCACGTTTCCGAGAAGGCTACGGTTCTGGCAGACAAGAAAGGCCAGTTCGTTTTCAAGGTTGCAACTGACGCAACCAAGCTGGAAATCAAGAAGGCCGTCGAAAGCCTGTTCAGCGTGAAAGTAGAGCGCGTCACTACCCTGAATGTTCTGGGTAAGAGCAAGCGCACTGCTCGCGGTCTGGGCAAGCGTAATGACTGGAAGAAGGCAGTTATCTCCCTTCAGCCAGGCCAAGATCTCGATTTCAGCAGCAGTGCTGAGTAA
- the rplD gene encoding 50S ribosomal protein L4, with amino-acid sequence MQLNVNDAQAIEVSELTFGGEFNETLVHQAVVAYMAGGRQGTKQQKTRSDVRGGGKRPWRQKGTGRARAGTIRSPIWRGGGTTFAARPQDHSQKLNKKMYRAAMRSILAELVRTDRLVVVQDFAVETPKTKDLLGKLTNMSLTDVLIVSDAVDQNLYLAARNLPHVDVRDVQGSDPVSLIAYDKVLITVSAVKKFEELLG; translated from the coding sequence ATGCAATTAAATGTAAATGACGCTCAAGCGATCGAAGTTTCCGAACTGACATTTGGCGGCGAGTTCAACGAGACGCTGGTTCACCAAGCAGTCGTGGCCTACATGGCCGGCGGCCGTCAAGGTACCAAGCAGCAAAAGACCCGTTCCGACGTTCGTGGTGGCGGTAAGCGCCCATGGCGTCAGAAAGGTACTGGCCGTGCTCGTGCCGGTACTATCCGTAGCCCAATCTGGCGTGGCGGCGGTACCACTTTTGCAGCTCGTCCACAGGATCACTCTCAGAAGCTGAACAAGAAGATGTATCGCGCAGCAATGCGTTCCATCCTTGCTGAGCTGGTGCGTACTGATCGTCTGGTTGTGGTTCAGGATTTCGCTGTTGAAACTCCGAAAACCAAAGATCTGCTGGGCAAGCTGACCAACATGAGCCTGACCGACGTTCTGATCGTGTCGGACGCTGTTGATCAGAACCTGTACCTGGCTGCTCGTAACCTGCCGCACGTAGATGTACGTGACGTTCAAGGTTCCGATCCAGTTAGTCTGATCGCATACGACAAGGTGTTGATCACCGTGTCGGCCGTGAAGAAATTCGAGGAGCTGCTGGGATGA
- the rplC gene encoding 50S ribosomal protein L3, with protein MTIGVVGRKCGMTRIFTEEGVSIPVTVIEIEPNRVTQFKTEETDGYRAVQVTVGERRASRVTAAQAGHFAKANVAAGRTTMEFRLEEGEYQAGDLINAEIFAAGQLVDVTGQSKGKGFQGTIKRWNFRGQDNTHGNSVSHRVPGSIGQCQTPGRVFKGKKMSGHMGAERVTVQSLEVVRVDAERNLLLVKGAVPGATGGNLVVRPAAKARG; from the coding sequence ATGACTATTGGTGTAGTCGGTCGTAAATGCGGTATGACCCGTATTTTCACCGAAGAAGGTGTCTCCATTCCGGTCACGGTCATTGAGATCGAGCCGAATCGCGTCACCCAGTTCAAAACTGAAGAGACCGATGGCTATCGTGCAGTGCAAGTCACTGTCGGCGAGCGTCGTGCTTCGCGTGTAACAGCAGCTCAAGCTGGCCACTTCGCTAAAGCGAACGTTGCCGCTGGTCGCACCACCATGGAATTCCGTCTTGAAGAAGGCGAGTACCAGGCTGGCGATCTGATCAACGCTGAAATCTTCGCCGCTGGTCAACTGGTTGATGTAACCGGTCAGTCCAAGGGTAAAGGCTTCCAGGGTACGATCAAGCGTTGGAATTTCCGCGGGCAAGATAACACCCACGGTAACTCCGTATCCCACCGCGTCCCAGGCTCTATCGGCCAGTGCCAGACTCCTGGTCGTGTATTCAAGGGCAAAAAAATGTCCGGTCATATGGGCGCTGAGCGCGTGACCGTGCAGTCCCTGGAAGTAGTGCGCGTGGACGCTGAACGCAATCTGTTGTTGGTCAAGGGTGCTGTTCCTGGCGCTACTGGCGGCAACCTGGTTGTACGTCCAGCAGCCAAGGCTCGCGGTTAA
- the rpsJ gene encoding 30S ribosomal protein S10 — protein MQNQQIRIRLKAFDHRLIDQSTQEIVETAKRTGAQVRGPIPLPTRKERFTVLVSPHVNKDARDQYEIRTHKRVLDIVQPTDKTVDALMKLDLAAGVEVQISLG, from the coding sequence ATGCAAAATCAGCAAATCCGTATCAGGTTGAAGGCTTTTGACCATCGCCTGATCGACCAATCAACCCAGGAAATCGTGGAAACCGCGAAACGTACTGGTGCTCAAGTGCGTGGTCCAATTCCACTGCCTACCCGTAAAGAGCGGTTCACCGTTCTGGTTTCCCCGCACGTCAACAAAGACGCGCGTGACCAGTACGAAATCCGCACTCATAAGCGCGTTCTGGACATCGTCCAGCCAACGGATAAAACCGTTGATGCTCTTATGAAGCTTGATCTTGCGGCCGGTGTGGAAGTGCAGATCAGCCTCGGCTAA
- the tuf gene encoding elongation factor Tu, whose product MAKEKFDRSLPHVNVGTIGHVDHGKTTLTAALTRVCSEVFGSAVVEFDKIDSAPEEKARGITINTAHVEYNSTIRHYAHVDCPGHADYVKNMITGAAQMDGAILVCSAADGPMPQTREHILLSRQVGVPYIVVFLNKADLVDDAELLELVEMEVRDLLSTYDFPGDDTPIIIGSARMALEGKDDNEMGTTAVRKLVETLDTYIPEPVRMIDKPFLMPIEDVFSISGRGTVVTGRIERGIVRVQDPLEIVGLRDTTVTTCTGVEMFRKLLDEGRAGENCGVLLRGTKRDDVERGQVLVKPGSVKPHTKFTAEVYVLSKEEGGRHTPFFKGYRPQFYFRTTDVTGNCELPEGVEMVMPGDNIQMTVTLIKTIAMEDGLRFAIREGGRTVGAGVVAKIIE is encoded by the coding sequence GTGGCTAAAGAAAAATTTGATCGTTCCCTACCGCACGTCAACGTTGGCACTATCGGTCACGTTGACCACGGTAAAACCACTCTGACCGCTGCTCTGACTCGCGTCTGCTCCGAAGTTTTCGGTTCGGCCGTAGTTGAATTCGACAAGATCGACAGCGCTCCAGAAGAAAAAGCTCGCGGTATCACCATCAACACCGCTCACGTTGAGTACAACTCGACTATTCGTCACTACGCTCACGTTGACTGCCCAGGTCACGCTGACTACGTGAAGAACATGATCACCGGTGCTGCCCAGATGGACGGCGCGATCCTGGTTTGCTCGGCCGCTGATGGTCCGATGCCGCAAACCCGTGAGCACATCCTGCTGTCCCGTCAGGTAGGCGTTCCGTACATCGTGGTTTTCCTGAACAAGGCTGACCTGGTAGACGACGCTGAGCTGCTGGAACTGGTTGAGATGGAAGTTCGCGACCTGCTGTCCACCTATGACTTCCCAGGCGACGACACTCCGATCATCATCGGTTCGGCTCGTATGGCTCTGGAAGGTAAAGACGACAACGAAATGGGCACCACTGCCGTTCGTAAGCTGGTTGAAACTCTGGATACCTACATCCCAGAACCAGTTCGTATGATCGACAAGCCATTCCTGATGCCAATCGAAGACGTATTCTCGATCTCGGGTCGCGGTACTGTTGTGACTGGTCGTATCGAGCGCGGTATCGTTCGCGTTCAGGATCCGCTGGAAATCGTTGGTCTGCGTGACACTACTGTTACCACTTGCACCGGCGTTGAAATGTTCCGCAAACTGCTCGACGAAGGTCGTGCTGGCGAGAACTGCGGCGTTCTGCTGCGTGGTACCAAGCGTGACGACGTTGAGCGTGGTCAGGTTCTGGTTAAGCCGGGTTCGGTTAAGCCGCACACCAAGTTCACTGCAGAAGTTTATGTTCTGAGCAAGGAAGAAGGCGGTCGTCACACTCCGTTCTTCAAAGGCTACCGTCCACAGTTCTACTTCCGTACTACTGACGTGACTGGTAACTGCGAGCTGCCAGAAGGCGTTGAAATGGTAATGCCAGGTGACAACATTCAGATGACTGTTACCCTGATCAAAACCATCGCGATGGAAGACGGTCTGCGTTTCGCTATCCGTGAAGGCGGTCGTACCGTCGGCGCTGGCGTCGTAGCCAAAATCATCGAGTAA
- the fusA gene encoding elongation factor G, producing MARTTPISRYRNIGIVAHVDAGKTTTTERVLFYTGKSHKMGEVHDGAATTDWMVQEQERGITITSAAITAFWKGSEKQYSHEHRFNVIDTPGHVDFTIEVERSLRVLDGAVVVFCGTSGVEPQSETVWRQANKYGVPRLVYVNKMDRAGANFLRVIGQIKQRLGHTPVPIQLAIGSEDNFQGQIDLINMQAVYWNDSDKGMVPVRKDIPAELQELAEEWRNNMVEAAAEANEELMNKYLEGEELSIEEIKAALRQRTIAGEIVLAVCGSSFKNKGVPLVLDAVIDYLPAPTDIPAIKGTNPDNEEEEMERHADDNEPFAALAFKIATDPFVGTLTFVRVYSGVLNSGDGVINSVKGKKERVGRMVQMHANAREEIKEVRAGDIAALIGMKDVTTGETLCNADKPIILVRMDFPEPVISVAVEPKTKDDQEKMGIALGKLAQEDPSFRVKTDEETGQTIISGMGELHLDILVDRMRREFNVEANIGKPQVSYRERITKNCEIEGKFVRQSGGRGQFGHCWIRFAPADEGQEGLQFVNEVVGGVVPKEYIPAIQKGIEEQMKNGVVAGYPLIGLKATVFDGSYHDVDSNEMAFKVAASMATKQLAQKGGGELLEPIMAVEVVTPEDYMGDVMGDLNRRRGMIQGMEDTVSGKVIRAEVPLGEMFGYATDVRSMSQGRASYSMEFKKYDTAPSHIVESVTKKQG from the coding sequence ATGGCTCGTACTACTCCGATTAGCCGCTACCGTAACATCGGTATCGTCGCTCACGTGGATGCTGGTAAAACCACCACCACCGAGCGCGTCCTTTTTTACACCGGCAAAAGTCACAAAATGGGCGAGGTGCATGATGGCGCCGCGACCACAGACTGGATGGTGCAGGAGCAGGAGCGTGGTATTACCATTACTTCTGCTGCTATCACCGCCTTCTGGAAAGGTTCCGAGAAGCAGTACTCGCACGAGCACCGTTTCAACGTAATCGATACCCCGGGCCACGTAGACTTCACCATTGAAGTTGAGCGTTCCCTGCGTGTACTCGACGGCGCTGTCGTTGTGTTCTGCGGTACTTCGGGTGTTGAGCCTCAGTCGGAAACCGTATGGCGTCAAGCCAACAAGTACGGCGTTCCACGTCTTGTTTATGTAAACAAGATGGACCGTGCTGGCGCCAACTTCCTGCGCGTGATCGGTCAGATCAAGCAGCGTCTGGGTCACACTCCGGTGCCGATTCAGTTGGCCATCGGTTCCGAAGACAACTTCCAGGGTCAGATCGATCTGATCAACATGCAAGCTGTCTACTGGAACGACTCTGACAAAGGTATGGTCCCTGTTCGCAAGGACATTCCTGCTGAGCTCCAAGAGCTGGCTGAAGAGTGGCGCAACAACATGGTTGAAGCTGCTGCTGAAGCCAACGAAGAGCTGATGAACAAGTACCTGGAAGGCGAAGAGCTGTCGATCGAAGAGATCAAAGCTGCTCTGCGTCAGCGTACTATCGCCGGTGAAATCGTTCTGGCCGTTTGCGGTTCTTCCTTCAAGAACAAGGGTGTTCCCCTGGTTCTCGACGCCGTTATCGACTACCTGCCTGCACCAACTGACATTCCAGCTATCAAGGGTACTAACCCTGATAACGAGGAAGAAGAGATGGAGCGTCATGCAGACGACAACGAGCCTTTCGCGGCTCTGGCGTTCAAGATCGCTACCGACCCATTCGTGGGTACTTTGACCTTCGTCCGCGTTTACTCGGGCGTGTTGAACTCCGGCGACGGCGTGATCAACTCGGTTAAAGGCAAGAAAGAGCGCGTGGGTCGTATGGTGCAAATGCACGCAAACGCCCGTGAAGAGATCAAGGAAGTACGCGCTGGTGACATCGCGGCCCTGATCGGCATGAAGGACGTCACCACTGGTGAAACCCTCTGCAACGCTGACAAACCAATCATCCTCGTTCGTATGGACTTCCCGGAGCCGGTTATTTCGGTTGCCGTAGAGCCTAAGACCAAGGATGACCAGGAAAAAATGGGTATCGCTCTGGGCAAGCTTGCTCAGGAAGACCCGTCTTTCCGCGTTAAAACTGATGAAGAGACTGGTCAGACGATCATCTCCGGCATGGGCGAGCTGCACCTGGACATCCTGGTTGACCGGATGCGCCGTGAGTTCAACGTCGAAGCCAACATCGGCAAGCCTCAGGTTTCGTATCGTGAGCGCATCACGAAGAACTGTGAAATCGAAGGCAAGTTCGTTCGTCAATCCGGTGGTCGCGGCCAGTTTGGTCACTGCTGGATCCGTTTTGCTCCTGCTGACGAAGGTCAGGAAGGTCTGCAATTCGTGAACGAAGTTGTAGGTGGTGTGGTTCCTAAGGAATACATCCCGGCTATCCAGAAGGGTATCGAAGAGCAGATGAAGAACGGCGTTGTTGCCGGCTATCCGCTGATCGGCCTGAAGGCTACCGTGTTCGATGGTTCTTACCACGACGTCGACTCCAACGAGATGGCGTTTAAGGTGGCTGCTTCCATGGCGACCAAGCAACTGGCCCAGAAGGGTGGTGGTGAGTTGCTCGAGCCGATCATGGCAGTAGAGGTTGTTACGCCTGAAGACTATATGGGTGATGTAATGGGCGACCTTAACCGTCGTCGCGGCATGATCCAGGGTATGGAAGACACAGTGTCCGGCAAGGTTATCCGTGCCGAAGTTCCACTGGGTGAAATGTTCGGTTATGCGACCGACGTTCGTTCCATGTCTCAGGGTCGCGCAAGCTACTCTATGGAATTCAAAAAATACGATACGGCTCCGTCGCACATCGTCGAATCCGTAACCAAAAAACAAGGCTGA
- the rpsG gene encoding 30S ribosomal protein S7, with protein MPRRRVAAKREILDDPKYGSQILAKFMNHVMESGKKAVAERIVYGALETVATRKAGTDPLELFEKALDAIAPLVEVKSRRVGGATYQVPVEVRPSRRNALAMRWLVDFARKRGEKSMALRLAGELLDAAEGKGAAVKKREDVHRMAEANKAFSHYRF; from the coding sequence ATGCCAAGACGTCGCGTAGCAGCAAAGCGTGAGATTCTGGACGATCCGAAATACGGAAGCCAGATCCTCGCCAAATTCATGAACCACGTTATGGAAAGCGGCAAGAAAGCCGTTGCCGAGCGTATCGTTTATGGTGCCCTGGAAACCGTTGCGACCCGTAAGGCTGGCACCGATCCCCTGGAACTCTTCGAAAAAGCACTCGACGCCATCGCTCCGCTGGTCGAAGTGAAGTCGCGCCGCGTTGGTGGTGCTACTTACCAGGTTCCGGTCGAGGTTCGTCCTTCCCGTCGTAACGCTCTGGCAATGCGCTGGTTGGTAGACTTCGCCCGTAAGCGTGGCGAGAAGTCTATGGCTCTGCGTTTGGCTGGCGAACTGCTGGATGCTGCTGAAGGTAAAGGTGCTGCTGTTAAGAAGCGTGAAGACGTGCACCGTATGGCTGAAGCCAACAAAGCTTTCTCGCACTACCGCTTCTAA
- the rpsL gene encoding 30S ribosomal protein S12 — MATINQLVRQPRKRIVEKSDVPALQNCPQRRGVCTRVYTTTPKKPNSALRKVCRVRLTNGFEVSSYIGGEGHNLQEHSVVLIRGGRVKDLPGVRYHTVRGSLDTSGVKGRNQGRSKYGTKRPK, encoded by the coding sequence ATGGCAACTATCAACCAGCTGGTACGTCAGCCGCGTAAGCGTATCGTCGAGAAATCCGACGTACCTGCGCTGCAGAACTGCCCGCAACGTCGTGGCGTGTGCACCCGTGTGTACACCACTACGCCGAAAAAACCTAACTCGGCACTGCGTAAAGTATGCCGTGTGCGCCTGACCAACGGTTTCGAGGTTTCCTCGTACATCGGTGGTGAAGGTCACAACCTGCAAGAGCACAGCGTGGTACTGATCCGCGGCGGTCGTGTAAAAGACTTGCCAGGTGTTCGTTACCACACCGTTCGCGGCTCCTTGGATACTTCCGGCGTTAAAGGTCGTAATCAGGGTCGTTCGAAGTACGGTACCAAGCGTCCGAAGTAA